In Candidatus Binatia bacterium, a single window of DNA contains:
- a CDS encoding radical SAM protein → MQAPVRQQRIESYRGFRPFSRPASARDIRALWERRLIGVPGGHPIWLHIHVPYCPQSCAYCHCGRQQLADRSQLDGWLERTRAEVEFFAPVLAGTSVRQEYFGGGTPNLLSPDQLEVLFTLVETHFDHGSVARRTFEMLPSAYRPGSLEVVARHGIRRLSCGVQSTGTDVLKRAGRQSDFARLGSLMEEARGRGIDDVNLDLAWGLKGESEEGLFQSLDNVLALQPTSISVHIISPTAKNPMFETEAEAIAMYRRFRALPHGPHGRRLIELWPEYTWRELPTVMVVLRKDYVDAGRYRTWQYSDTEAVGIDQFGIGRHAGSHLLGWARFMNMTDVERFDPDEAGYLLSQADAVVDGAMDALAGLMRDDYFDFAAIAGYYGVQAVSPVRAAIEELVAEGQIHRDGSFYRCSPGAGGYMRPAELALFDLATSRAEAIEKGSRSAQSPAPADVERRAPA, encoded by the coding sequence GTGCAAGCCCCCGTGCGACAGCAGCGCATTGAGTCGTATCGAGGATTTCGGCCGTTCTCGCGACCGGCCTCGGCGCGGGATATCCGCGCCCTCTGGGAGCGGCGACTGATCGGCGTTCCCGGGGGGCACCCGATATGGCTCCACATTCACGTCCCGTATTGCCCACAGAGTTGTGCCTATTGCCATTGCGGACGGCAGCAGCTCGCCGACCGGAGCCAGCTCGACGGCTGGTTGGAGCGTACCCGTGCGGAGGTCGAATTCTTCGCGCCCGTGTTGGCGGGGACCAGCGTGCGGCAGGAGTATTTCGGGGGTGGCACGCCCAATCTGCTTTCTCCCGACCAGCTCGAAGTCCTTTTTACGCTCGTCGAGACGCACTTCGACCATGGGTCGGTGGCGCGCCGTACGTTCGAGATGTTGCCGAGTGCGTATCGGCCGGGCTCGCTCGAGGTGGTGGCGAGGCACGGCATTCGGCGACTGAGTTGCGGGGTTCAATCGACGGGTACGGATGTGCTTAAGCGCGCCGGCCGGCAGTCGGACTTTGCGCGCCTCGGAAGTCTCATGGAGGAGGCGCGCGGTCGGGGGATCGACGACGTCAACCTCGACCTCGCCTGGGGGTTGAAGGGGGAATCCGAAGAGGGGCTTTTTCAGAGCCTCGATAACGTTCTGGCGTTGCAGCCGACCTCGATCAGCGTGCACATCATCTCGCCGACGGCGAAGAATCCGATGTTCGAGACCGAGGCTGAGGCCATCGCTATGTACCGGCGCTTCCGGGCGCTGCCGCATGGTCCGCACGGCCGCCGGCTAATCGAGCTGTGGCCCGAGTACACGTGGCGTGAGTTGCCGACGGTGATGGTCGTGCTGCGCAAGGACTACGTCGATGCCGGGCGGTACCGTACTTGGCAGTATTCCGATACCGAAGCGGTCGGGATTGACCAGTTCGGTATCGGACGGCATGCGGGCTCGCACCTGCTCGGCTGGGCGCGCTTCATGAACATGACGGATGTCGAGCGCTTCGACCCCGACGAAGCCGGATATCTGCTGTCGCAGGCCGATGCGGTAGTCGACGGCGCGATGGATGCGTTGGCCGGGCTGATGCGCGACGACTACTTCGATTTCGCGGCGATCGCCGGCTATTACGGTGTGCAGGCCGTCTCTCCGGTTCGTGCGGCGATCGAGGAGCTGGTTGCCGAAGGACAGATCCATCGAGACGGTAGCTTTTATCGCTGTTCTCCCGGAGCCGGCGGGTACATGCGGCCGGCGGAGTTGGCGCTTTTCGATCTGGCCACCTCGAGGGCCGAGGCGATCGAAAAAGGCAGTAGATCGGCGCAGTCGCCGGCGCCGGCCGACGTGGAGCGGCGGGCGCCGGCCTGA
- a CDS encoding radical SAM protein, producing MNVDPLIFRINPWADIESLPAAERRFLKWFDRTVLLFLGSACNLECVYCFKMTQAPPLQPLDVLGEQVRRTAAHGFRRVILTGGEPTLHPGLDRLLAMLSESGFVEFGIQSNGLKLADPAFVERLVRGGMRFCHISFDSPDPKTQNELARNGKAFDSIQAALRNLARHPDVTLHIKAVITSVNQDQAGALVEMLAQLKAEIGLSPAVTITPMVPPDEHYSELLVRYRNIAPVVLDAIDAGRRAGLATFYHHVPYCVMDGRTRESIDYFTCDSGFRQDGSLDGETMYLKGPRCTTCALNGVCQGYPGQYAALFGDEAFQPIGGAAVGDRPIPAIAPVSDGGDEVSLRLLIGTVRDGAPEYWSYLSIERRLDQFRDVAAQRVVITGPEPLRHPALPQIVSLLAERGLPVWIETLGLALSRLTTVEALVGRGLRGVRWLHLPATAQPYRSQLGKPLPAEVVSRVGLVLAKAGVEVEHLFLVDDEPADSIRARVESVRRQPFERIRPSHFRLSVVPFSEKWGGSLGLVGLSEPQAAAVAHELSRLAAFESARVFRTIRPLPE from the coding sequence ATGAACGTCGACCCGTTGATCTTTCGAATCAATCCGTGGGCGGATATCGAATCGCTGCCGGCCGCCGAACGGCGATTTCTGAAGTGGTTCGACCGCACGGTGTTGCTGTTTCTCGGCAGCGCCTGCAACCTGGAGTGCGTCTATTGCTTCAAGATGACCCAGGCGCCTCCCCTTCAGCCGCTGGATGTGCTTGGCGAACAGGTGCGACGTACGGCGGCTCACGGCTTCAGGCGCGTCATCCTGACCGGCGGTGAGCCGACCCTTCATCCGGGGCTCGATCGGTTGCTGGCGATGCTCTCGGAGTCCGGTTTTGTGGAGTTCGGCATTCAAAGCAACGGTCTCAAGCTGGCGGACCCCGCGTTCGTCGAGCGTCTGGTGCGGGGCGGTATGCGGTTCTGCCACATCTCCTTCGACAGTCCCGACCCGAAGACGCAGAACGAGTTAGCGCGCAACGGCAAAGCCTTCGATTCCATCCAGGCTGCCTTGCGAAATCTTGCCCGGCATCCGGACGTCACTCTCCACATCAAGGCGGTGATCACCAGCGTCAACCAGGACCAGGCGGGTGCGCTGGTGGAGATGCTCGCGCAGCTCAAGGCGGAGATCGGGCTGAGCCCGGCGGTTACGATCACCCCGATGGTGCCGCCGGATGAGCACTACAGCGAGTTGCTTGTCCGCTACCGCAATATTGCGCCTGTCGTCCTTGACGCGATCGATGCGGGACGCCGGGCGGGACTGGCGACCTTCTACCACCACGTGCCGTATTGCGTGATGGATGGCCGCACGCGCGAGTCGATCGACTATTTCACCTGTGACTCCGGCTTCCGGCAGGACGGCTCGCTTGACGGCGAGACCATGTATCTGAAAGGGCCGCGTTGCACGACGTGTGCGCTCAATGGGGTTTGCCAGGGGTATCCCGGTCAGTACGCGGCGCTGTTTGGCGACGAGGCATTCCAGCCGATCGGTGGGGCGGCGGTTGGGGACCGGCCCATACCGGCGATCGCCCCTGTATCCGACGGAGGCGACGAGGTCAGTCTGCGTCTGCTCATCGGCACGGTGCGCGACGGCGCACCCGAGTATTGGTCGTACTTGAGTATCGAGCGGCGGCTCGATCAATTTCGTGATGTCGCGGCGCAGCGAGTCGTGATTACCGGGCCTGAGCCGCTCCGTCATCCGGCGCTCCCGCAGATCGTGAGTTTGCTGGCCGAACGGGGGCTGCCGGTGTGGATCGAGACCCTGGGTCTGGCGTTGTCGCGTCTCACGACCGTGGAGGCCCTGGTCGGCCGTGGCCTGCGCGGGGTGCGATGGCTACACTTGCCGGCGACGGCCCAGCCTTACCGGAGCCAGCTCGGTAAGCCTCTCCCCGCGGAGGTGGTCAGCCGTGTCGGTCTGGTGCTGGCCAAAGCCGGGGTCGAAGTCGAGCACCTCTTTCTGGTCGACGACGAGCCGGCGGACTCGATCCGGGCGCGGGTCGAGAGTGTGCGACGCCAGCCCTTCGAACGGATCAGGCCGAGTCACTTCCGTCTCAGCGTGGTCCCGTTCTCCGAGAAGTGGGGCGGGAGTCTCGGGCTCGTCGGTCTGAGCGAGCCGCAGGCGGCGGCCGTAGCGCACGAGCTTTCTCGCCTCGCCGCATTCGAATCGGCGCGTGTCTTCCGAACCATCAGGCCCCTTCCGGAGTAG